In the genome of Pseudomonas sp. HS6, one region contains:
- a CDS encoding sigma-70 family RNA polymerase sigma factor, with translation MLENYYRELVCFLNAKLGNRQVAEDVVHDAYVRVLERSSDTPIEQPRAFLYRTALNLVIDDHRRNAARQVEPLEVLDSEERYFTPSPHSTLDHGQRLDMLQRALAELSPLCRESFLLRKIEGLSHPEIAEHLGISKALVEKHIVNAMKHCRQRIKQWDAH, from the coding sequence ATGTTGGAAAACTACTATCGCGAGCTGGTGTGTTTCCTGAACGCCAAGCTCGGCAACCGACAGGTGGCCGAAGATGTGGTGCATGACGCTTATGTGCGAGTGCTGGAGCGTTCCAGCGATACGCCGATCGAACAGCCTCGGGCCTTCCTTTATCGCACAGCACTGAACCTGGTGATTGACGACCATCGGCGCAATGCCGCGCGTCAGGTCGAACCGCTGGAAGTGCTCGACAGCGAAGAGCGCTATTTCACCCCGTCTCCCCACAGCACCCTCGATCATGGTCAGCGCCTGGACATGTTGCAACGAGCGCTGGCCGAGCTTTCGCCGCTGTGCCGCGAGAGTTTTCTGCTGCGCAAGATCGAAGGCCTGTCGCATCCCGAGATCGCCGAACACCTTGGCATTTCCAAGGCCCTGGTGGAAAAGCACATCGTCAACGCCATGAAGCATTGTCGCCAGCGAATCAAACAATGGGATGCCCATTGA
- a CDS encoding aminotransferase class V-fold PLP-dependent enzyme yields MTDRRTFLKQAGVLAATLPLGVSLAAPARAAAANASPQDKWTTLRGMFEQDPDAIHFANFLVTSHPRPVREAIARHRADIDRNPGLAMDWDMGVTERREENVRVWAGQYLQAKPSQIALTGSTTEGLAMIYGSVHVRPDQEILTTVHEHYSTRNILDFRTARDGTRVRKLSLFENPQNVSMDQVLDTINRNIRPETRVLGMTWVHSGSGVKLPVGDIARLVDEHNRNRDDKDRIIYVVDGVHGFGVEDLSFPQMNCDFFIAGTHKWMFGPRGTGIVCSRSDEVKYVSPSVPTFSEATTFANTMTPGGYHAFEHRWAVDEAFKLHLQLGKADVQARIHQLNSYLKQRLQEQPNVELVTPLDPKVSAGFSFFRVKGRDCDDIAARLMKNRVVCDAVSRDVGPVIRTAPGLLNTEAEVDRFLDLLGKTLRA; encoded by the coding sequence ATGACTGATCGCCGCACCTTCCTGAAGCAGGCCGGCGTACTGGCGGCCACTCTGCCTCTGGGCGTCAGCCTGGCTGCACCGGCCCGCGCTGCCGCCGCGAACGCCTCGCCGCAAGACAAATGGACGACCCTGCGCGGGATGTTCGAACAGGATCCGGACGCAATCCACTTCGCCAACTTCCTGGTGACCTCGCATCCAAGACCCGTGCGCGAGGCTATCGCTCGTCACCGAGCGGACATCGACCGTAACCCGGGCCTGGCCATGGACTGGGATATGGGCGTCACCGAACGGCGCGAAGAAAACGTGCGGGTCTGGGCCGGCCAGTACTTGCAGGCCAAACCGAGTCAGATCGCCCTCACCGGCAGCACCACCGAAGGCCTGGCGATGATCTACGGCAGCGTGCACGTGCGCCCGGACCAGGAAATCCTGACCACGGTTCACGAGCACTACTCCACCCGCAACATCCTCGACTTCCGCACCGCACGCGACGGCACCCGGGTGCGCAAACTCTCGTTGTTCGAAAACCCGCAAAACGTTTCGATGGATCAGGTGCTCGACACCATCAATCGCAACATCCGCCCCGAAACCCGCGTTCTCGGCATGACCTGGGTGCATTCGGGCAGTGGCGTGAAACTGCCGGTCGGCGACATCGCCCGCCTCGTCGACGAACACAACCGAAACCGGGACGACAAGGACCGGATCATCTACGTGGTCGACGGCGTGCACGGCTTCGGCGTCGAAGACTTGAGCTTCCCGCAGATGAACTGCGACTTCTTCATTGCCGGCACGCACAAATGGATGTTCGGCCCCCGTGGCACCGGCATCGTCTGCAGTCGCAGCGACGAGGTGAAATACGTCAGCCCCAGCGTGCCGACCTTTTCCGAAGCCACGACCTTCGCCAATACCATGACGCCGGGCGGCTATCACGCCTTCGAGCATCGCTGGGCAGTGGACGAAGCGTTCAAGCTGCACCTGCAACTGGGCAAGGCCGACGTGCAGGCCCGCATCCACCAGCTCAACAGCTATTTGAAACAGCGTTTGCAGGAGCAGCCGAATGTCGAGCTGGTGACCCCGCTCGATCCGAAGGTTTCCGCCGGTTTCAGCTTCTTCCGAGTCAAGGGTCGCGACTGCGATGACATTGCCGCCCGCCTGATGAAAAACCGCGTGGTCTGCGATGCGGTCAGTCGCGACGTCGGCCCGGTGATTCGTACCGCGCCCGGCCTGCTCAACACCGAAGCCGAAGTGGACCGGTTCCTCGACTTGCTGGGCAAGACGCTGCGCGCCTGA
- a CDS encoding efflux transporter outer membrane subunit, which translates to MKAHLTLLAASILLAACSSPAPHPDSGLQPPPAWQSPEHPGASQSDRQWWTHFGSTELDHLIDQARLGSHDLAAAVARVRQAQATATIAGAPLLPEIKAGLNANRQKLLHGKGYSQLDVNPDKRSLDYYDAELSASYEVDFWGGKRAARDSAVFGVQASEFDRSTVELTLQSAVANSYTQALALREQARIAELNLANAQSVLHLVQTRYDAGSATALELAQQKSLVAEQQRKLPLTQQQGREALITLAALLGHPVQELPPPRQAFAQLQWPDIASGVPSDLLQRRPDIASAEAKLAAAQADVTVARAAMLPKITLTASLGTGADLASDLLRTTFYNLSSGLVAPIFNNGRLRAERDKATARQEELLETYRGAIINGFADVEKALTSIRGLDEQRQWQSEELHQAQTAFDIAQSRYQAGAEDLLTVLQTQRTLYAAQDMNVQLRLSRLQASIALYKALGGGWQVI; encoded by the coding sequence ATGAAAGCCCACCTGACACTTCTCGCCGCCAGCATCCTGCTGGCGGCCTGCAGCAGCCCCGCGCCGCACCCCGACAGCGGCCTGCAACCTCCCCCCGCGTGGCAGTCGCCCGAACACCCCGGCGCCAGCCAAAGCGATCGACAATGGTGGACACACTTCGGCAGTACGGAACTCGATCACCTGATCGATCAGGCCCGATTGGGCAGCCATGACCTGGCCGCCGCAGTCGCCCGGGTCAGGCAGGCCCAGGCGACTGCAACAATCGCCGGCGCCCCGCTGCTGCCCGAAATCAAGGCAGGCTTGAATGCCAATCGCCAGAAACTCTTGCACGGCAAGGGCTACAGCCAACTCGACGTGAACCCGGACAAGCGCTCTCTGGATTACTACGACGCCGAGTTGAGCGCCAGTTACGAAGTCGACTTCTGGGGCGGCAAGCGAGCCGCCCGGGACAGCGCGGTGTTCGGTGTGCAAGCCAGTGAGTTCGACCGTTCCACGGTTGAGCTGACCCTGCAAAGCGCCGTTGCCAACAGCTATACCCAGGCCCTGGCGCTGCGTGAACAGGCGCGGATTGCCGAGCTCAATCTGGCCAATGCGCAAAGCGTGCTGCATCTGGTGCAGACCCGCTATGACGCCGGCAGCGCCACCGCGCTGGAACTGGCCCAGCAAAAAAGCCTGGTCGCCGAACAACAACGCAAACTGCCTTTGACGCAACAACAAGGACGCGAAGCCCTGATCACGCTGGCTGCGCTGCTCGGCCACCCTGTGCAGGAACTGCCGCCCCCCAGGCAGGCATTCGCCCAACTGCAGTGGCCGGACATCGCCAGTGGTGTGCCCAGCGACTTACTGCAAAGACGACCAGACATCGCCAGCGCCGAAGCCAAACTGGCCGCCGCCCAGGCCGATGTGACCGTCGCCCGCGCCGCCATGCTGCCCAAGATTACACTGACCGCCAGCCTGGGCACCGGTGCCGACCTCGCATCGGACCTGTTGCGCACGACCTTCTACAATCTGTCGTCAGGTCTGGTGGCACCCATCTTCAACAATGGTCGCCTGCGTGCCGAACGCGACAAAGCCACGGCGCGTCAGGAGGAATTGTTGGAGACCTATCGCGGCGCGATCATCAATGGCTTTGCGGACGTCGAGAAAGCCCTGACGAGCATCCGCGGCCTCGATGAACAGCGTCAGTGGCAAAGCGAAGAACTGCACCAGGCACAGACCGCATTCGATATCGCCCAGAGCCGCTATCAGGCCGGTGCCGAGGATCTGCTGACGGTATTGCAGACTCAACGCACGCTGTATGCCGCCCAGGACATGAACGTGCAGCTGCGGCTATCACGTCTGCAAGCCAGCATTGCGCTGTACAAGGCGCTGGGCGGGGGTTGGCAAGTCATCTGA
- a CDS encoding MacB family efflux pump subunit, producing the protein MQTPLIDLRQIRKAYGGGDSPLVEVLRGIDLSIHAGEFVAIVGASGSGKSTLMNILGCLDRPSSGEYLFAGENVAHLDTDALAWLRREAFGFVFQGYHLIPSGSAQENVEMPAIYAGTPAAERHARAHALLTRLGLAGRTANRPHQLSGGQQQRVSIARALMNGGHIILADEPTGALDSHSGAEVMTLLDELANQGHVVILITHDREVAQRAKRIIEIRDGLIISDTAEQSPPPAHAAGSGMLQAVDLRERLSTGSTQTGAWKGELVDAVQAAWRVMWVNRFRTALTLLGIVIGVASVVVMLAVGEGSKRQVMAQMGAFGSNIIYLSGAAPNPRTPPGIITLDDVAELAALPQVERIMPVNGATAGVRFANADHTSYVGGNDTNFPTIFNWPVVQGSYFTQADEDSAAAVAVIGTKVRDKLLKDVADPVGQYILIENVPFQVLGVLAEKGSSSGDSDSDNRIAVPYSAASMRLFGSRNPEYVVIAARDARKVKEAEQAIEQSMLRRHNGKKDFELTNNAAMIQAEARTQGTLSLMLGAIAAISLLVGGIGVMNIMLMTVRERTREIGIRMATGARQRDILRQFLTEAVMLSVVGGIAGISLAMLVGGVLQLSGVAMAFQWIAVIGAFGCALATGVIFGFMPARKAARLDPVKALTSE; encoded by the coding sequence ATGCAAACGCCCCTGATTGACCTGCGGCAGATCCGCAAAGCCTACGGCGGCGGCGACAGTCCGCTGGTGGAAGTGCTGCGCGGTATTGATCTGTCGATTCATGCCGGCGAATTTGTGGCGATCGTCGGCGCATCCGGTTCCGGCAAATCGACACTGATGAACATTCTCGGCTGCCTCGACCGACCGAGCAGCGGCGAATACCTGTTTGCCGGTGAAAATGTCGCCCACCTGGACACCGACGCCCTGGCCTGGCTGCGACGCGAGGCTTTCGGCTTCGTGTTCCAGGGCTATCACTTGATTCCGTCCGGTTCGGCCCAGGAAAACGTCGAGATGCCGGCCATCTATGCAGGCACGCCGGCCGCCGAACGCCACGCCCGGGCCCATGCCCTGCTCACCCGCCTGGGACTCGCCGGCCGCACCGCCAACCGTCCGCACCAACTCTCCGGCGGTCAGCAGCAGCGGGTGTCGATTGCTCGCGCATTGATGAATGGCGGTCATATCATTCTTGCCGACGAACCTACTGGCGCGCTCGACAGCCACAGTGGCGCCGAGGTCATGACCCTGCTCGACGAACTGGCGAACCAGGGCCACGTGGTGATTCTCATCACCCACGACCGTGAAGTCGCGCAACGCGCCAAGCGCATCATCGAAATCCGCGACGGCCTGATCATCAGCGACACTGCCGAGCAGTCACCGCCTCCCGCGCACGCTGCCGGCTCCGGCATGCTGCAAGCCGTGGATCTGCGAGAGCGCCTGAGCACCGGCAGCACGCAGACCGGTGCCTGGAAAGGCGAACTGGTAGACGCCGTACAAGCGGCCTGGCGCGTGATGTGGGTCAACCGTTTCCGCACCGCGCTGACCCTGCTGGGGATCGTCATCGGCGTCGCTTCTGTGGTGGTCATGCTGGCAGTGGGTGAAGGCAGCAAACGTCAGGTGATGGCGCAAATGGGCGCCTTCGGCTCGAACATCATTTACCTCAGCGGCGCAGCGCCCAACCCGCGCACACCACCCGGCATCATCACCCTCGATGACGTCGCCGAACTGGCAGCCCTGCCCCAGGTGGAGCGCATCATGCCGGTCAACGGTGCGACCGCCGGTGTGCGTTTCGCAAATGCCGACCACACCAGCTACGTGGGCGGCAACGACACCAACTTTCCGACCATCTTCAATTGGCCGGTGGTCCAGGGCAGCTATTTCACACAGGCCGACGAAGACAGCGCCGCTGCCGTCGCGGTGATCGGGACCAAGGTGCGCGACAAACTGCTCAAAGATGTCGCCGACCCTGTCGGTCAATACATCCTGATCGAAAACGTACCGTTCCAGGTGCTCGGGGTACTCGCTGAAAAAGGCTCCAGCTCCGGTGACTCGGACAGTGACAACCGGATCGCCGTACCCTACTCCGCCGCGAGCATGCGCCTGTTCGGCAGCCGCAATCCCGAGTACGTGGTCATCGCCGCACGAGACGCCCGCAAGGTCAAAGAGGCTGAGCAGGCCATCGAGCAATCGATGCTGCGCCGGCACAACGGTAAAAAGGATTTCGAGCTGACCAACAACGCCGCCATGATTCAGGCCGAGGCCCGGACTCAGGGCACGCTGTCGCTGATGCTCGGGGCAATTGCCGCCATTTCCCTGCTGGTGGGGGGTATCGGCGTGATGAACATCATGCTCATGACCGTGCGCGAGCGAACCCGGGAAATCGGCATCCGCATGGCCACCGGCGCCCGTCAGCGCGACATCCTGCGCCAGTTCCTGACCGAGGCAGTGATGCTCTCGGTGGTTGGCGGTATTGCCGGGATCAGCCTGGCAATGCTGGTCGGCGGCGTGCTGCAACTCAGCGGCGTGGCTATGGCGTTCCAGTGGATCGCGGTGATCGGCGCCTTCGGTTGCGCGCTGGCCACCGGCGTCATCTTCGGCTTCATGCCGGCCCGCAAGGCCGCCCGGCTCGATCCGGTCAAGGCCCTCACCAGTGAATGA
- the pvdM gene encoding pyoverdine-tailoring dipeptidase-like protein PvdM — protein MTKPRSKKALYIGLPLALAISAGAGFLAWDYWFRNNPGYPVKVMKQATELQDRILSFDSHITVPLSFGAHGNEADKDGSGQFDLIKANRGRLSGAALTVFGWPEMWNGPNAPHRPTDGFVEEARNQQEVRYKIISGLVRDFPNQVGIAYTPDDFRRLHGEGKFAIFISMLNAYPLGNDLSKLDLWAGRGMRMFGFSYIGNNSWADSSRPLPFFNDSPDALDGLSDIGKQAVHRLNDLGVIIDVSQMSTKGLEQVAQLSRTPLVASHSAPRAAVDIPRNLSDKELQLIKNSGGVVQVVGFSQYLKPLTQGTQDKLNALRARFDLPPLPNLAMALMPGDPIITAWSEQKLGQYASGLYGILEEEPKATLKDLGDAIDYTVRKIGIDHVGISSDFNDGGGIKGWENVGEIRNVTAELIQRGYSEADIAKLWGGNFLRVWEQVQKAAKPALLSRQDTTRP, from the coding sequence ATGACAAAACCGCGTTCGAAAAAGGCTCTATACATCGGCCTGCCGCTGGCCTTGGCGATCAGCGCCGGCGCAGGCTTTCTGGCCTGGGATTACTGGTTCAGGAACAACCCCGGCTACCCGGTCAAGGTGATGAAGCAGGCCACCGAACTGCAGGACCGGATCCTGTCGTTCGACAGCCACATCACGGTGCCCCTGAGCTTCGGCGCCCACGGCAATGAAGCCGACAAGGATGGCTCCGGGCAGTTCGACCTGATCAAGGCCAACCGTGGACGGCTGTCCGGCGCGGCGTTGACGGTGTTCGGCTGGCCGGAAATGTGGAACGGCCCGAACGCACCGCACCGCCCCACCGATGGTTTCGTCGAAGAGGCCCGCAATCAACAGGAAGTGCGCTACAAGATCATCTCGGGCCTGGTGCGCGACTTCCCCAATCAGGTCGGCATTGCCTACACCCCCGACGATTTCCGCCGCCTGCACGGCGAAGGCAAGTTTGCGATCTTCATCAGCATGCTCAATGCCTACCCGCTGGGTAACGACCTGAGCAAACTGGACCTGTGGGCCGGTCGGGGCATGCGCATGTTCGGTTTCAGCTACATCGGCAACAACAGCTGGGCGGACTCCTCGCGCCCGCTGCCGTTTTTCAATGATTCCCCGGATGCGCTCGACGGCCTCTCGGATATCGGCAAACAGGCCGTGCACCGATTGAACGACCTGGGCGTGATCATCGATGTCTCGCAGATGTCGACCAAGGGCCTGGAACAGGTCGCGCAACTGAGCCGTACACCGCTGGTGGCCTCGCACTCGGCGCCGAGGGCGGCGGTGGACATTCCGCGCAACCTCAGCGACAAGGAATTGCAGCTGATCAAAAACAGCGGCGGCGTGGTGCAGGTGGTCGGTTTCTCGCAGTACCTCAAACCGCTGACCCAGGGCACCCAGGACAAACTCAACGCGCTGCGGGCACGTTTCGATCTGCCGCCCCTACCGAACCTGGCCATGGCCCTGATGCCGGGCGATCCGATCATCACCGCCTGGTCGGAACAGAAACTTGGTCAGTACGCCAGCGGCCTGTACGGGATTCTTGAAGAAGAACCGAAAGCCACCCTCAAGGATCTCGGCGACGCCATCGACTACACCGTGCGCAAGATCGGCATCGACCATGTCGGCATCTCTTCCGACTTCAACGACGGCGGCGGCATCAAGGGCTGGGAGAACGTTGGCGAGATCCGCAACGTCACCGCCGAACTGATCCAGCGCGGTTACTCCGAAGCGGACATTGCCAAGCTGTGGGGCGGCAACTTTCTGCGGGTCTGGGAACAGGTGCAAAAAGCCGCCAAACCTGCACTGCTTTCTCGCCAGGACACGACCCGACCATGA
- a CDS encoding efflux RND transporter periplasmic adaptor subunit — protein MKRPRPARRALFVALCLVPVIAVAAWQVLPPGRETLATVQVTRGDIENSVTALGTLQPRRYVDVGAQASGQIQKIHVEAGDVVKEGQLLVEIDPSTQKAKLDAGRFSIENLKAQLQEQRAQHELAQQKYQRQQKLAAGGATREEDVQTARAEVRATQARIDMFQAQIRQAQASLRSDEAELGYTRIYAPMSGTVVAVGAREGQTLNAQQQTPLILRIARLSPMTVWAEVSEADIGHVKPGMTAYFTTLSGGSRRWSSTVRQILPVPPRPLEQSQGASPTSGRSGSERVVLYTVLLDVENADNTLMTDMTAQVFFVSQQAQNTLTVPSAALQRSDRADWQLAHVVAASGEVQSREVRTGIRDRLRTQILEGLAEGDHVLSSPATGNGG, from the coding sequence ATGAAACGTCCCCGCCCCGCCCGCCGCGCCCTGTTCGTTGCCCTTTGCCTGGTCCCCGTCATCGCAGTTGCCGCGTGGCAAGTGTTGCCGCCCGGTCGTGAAACCCTTGCCACCGTTCAAGTGACTCGTGGCGACATCGAAAACAGCGTGACCGCTCTGGGCACCCTGCAACCACGGCGCTATGTGGATGTCGGCGCGCAGGCGTCAGGGCAGATCCAGAAAATTCACGTCGAGGCCGGCGATGTGGTCAAAGAAGGCCAACTGCTGGTGGAGATCGACCCCTCCACCCAAAAGGCCAAGCTCGATGCCGGCCGGTTTTCCATCGAGAACCTGAAGGCGCAGTTGCAGGAACAACGCGCCCAGCATGAACTGGCGCAGCAAAAGTACCAGCGCCAACAGAAACTTGCCGCCGGGGGCGCCACCCGCGAGGAAGACGTCCAGACCGCCCGAGCCGAAGTACGCGCCACCCAGGCCCGGATCGACATGTTCCAGGCACAGATCCGCCAGGCGCAGGCCAGCCTGCGCAGCGACGAAGCCGAGCTCGGCTACACGCGCATCTATGCGCCGATGTCCGGCACGGTGGTAGCCGTGGGAGCCCGGGAAGGCCAGACACTCAACGCGCAACAACAGACCCCGCTGATTCTGCGAATCGCGCGGCTTTCACCCATGACCGTGTGGGCCGAAGTTTCCGAAGCCGACATTGGCCACGTCAAACCGGGCATGACGGCTTACTTCACGACCCTCAGTGGTGGCAGCCGCCGCTGGAGCAGCACCGTGCGACAGATTCTGCCGGTGCCGCCGCGTCCGCTCGAACAGAGTCAGGGCGCCAGCCCCACCAGCGGTCGCAGCGGTAGCGAACGGGTCGTGCTTTACACGGTATTGCTGGATGTCGAGAACGCCGACAACACCCTGATGACCGACATGACCGCCCAGGTGTTCTTCGTTTCGCAGCAGGCACAGAACACCCTGACCGTACCCTCCGCCGCCCTGCAGCGCAGCGACCGTGCGGACTGGCAATTGGCGCATGTCGTCGCCGCCAGTGGCGAGGTTCAATCAAGGGAAGTCCGTACCGGCATCCGCGATCGCTTGCGCACGCAGATCCTCGAAGGGCTTGCCGAAGGCGATCATGTCCTGAGCAGCCCGGCCACTGGCAACGGAGGCTGA
- a CDS encoding formylglycine-generating enzyme family protein, protein MKKPHASTASKVLPALALTALCAGLLPGAALAATPPAPGKVFKDCKDCPEMVVLPTGSYTMGTPDDEVGREPDEGPRHEVTFTRPFAISRFQVLVGEWDAYVRETGAKPYDFDDRPGRRCTAGKPEFKQTQRDPAVCMNVAEAQGYIDWLSKKTGHSYRLPSESIREYAARGGSTGSFPFPFDEGSEYQISKHANTYGAADGYNFTSPAGTFPANAFGVYDAHGNVYEWTADCYHKDYSGVPNDGRPWVQENCERQVMRGNDWGEAPVFSRSGNRNSSWPTSKGDWLGFRVVRDL, encoded by the coding sequence ATGAAAAAGCCTCACGCCTCAACCGCTTCCAAGGTGTTGCCCGCTCTGGCCCTGACCGCCCTGTGTGCAGGCCTTCTGCCGGGCGCCGCCCTGGCAGCCACCCCGCCGGCGCCCGGCAAAGTGTTCAAGGACTGCAAGGACTGTCCGGAAATGGTGGTGTTGCCGACCGGCAGTTACACCATGGGCACACCGGACGACGAAGTCGGCCGCGAACCCGACGAAGGCCCGCGCCACGAAGTGACCTTCACCCGCCCGTTCGCCATCAGCCGCTTTCAGGTGCTGGTCGGCGAGTGGGACGCCTATGTTCGCGAAACCGGCGCCAAGCCCTATGACTTCGATGATCGCCCGGGCCGCCGCTGCACCGCCGGCAAGCCCGAGTTCAAACAGACCCAACGCGACCCGGCCGTGTGCATGAACGTGGCCGAAGCCCAGGGATACATCGACTGGCTGTCGAAAAAAACCGGCCACAGCTATCGCCTTCCGAGCGAGTCGATCCGCGAATACGCGGCCCGTGGCGGCAGCACCGGTTCGTTCCCCTTCCCGTTCGACGAAGGCAGCGAGTACCAGATCTCCAAACACGCCAACACCTACGGCGCCGCCGACGGTTATAACTTCACGTCCCCGGCCGGCACCTTCCCGGCCAACGCCTTCGGCGTGTACGACGCCCACGGCAACGTCTACGAATGGACGGCCGACTGTTATCACAAGGATTACTCCGGCGTGCCCAACGACGGCCGCCCGTGGGTGCAGGAAAACTGCGAACGCCAGGTCATGCGCGGCAACGATTGGGGCGAAGCACCGGTGTTTTCCCGTTCCGGCAACCGCAACAGCAGCTGGCCGACCAGCAAGGGTGACTGGCTGGGCTTTCGCGTAGTCCGCGACCTCTGA
- a CDS encoding PvdJ/PvdD/PvdP-like protein has product MTISRRWFMAGMALTGAALPAAFYAHRELTREEEPITPGEATVDLADTAGQQLADNLRGIWDIRFMGADAGLDDLPREGLELFLDIAQRGRGLRGCLDTGPRLRTDGSPRYDVIGDLAPGNGAELYWRLMRTDTPQAPAVYELRVKLDEVWAAFGNAGSGTFTGQVLRLDRPLGLPELDNRFIAIKRRFPEARERTGLNPTLLAWLVAPEHRLFHQLWHASRDKWHKLSEKKRDALRGIGWQPGPRDKERDARGPRKDRNGSGVDFFFMHRHMLGTARSMQDLPSWLKFPAPQPELERNRQGFARYFDNHDGDALPPTWLTEGDDEYTKWVSDIKTAETYHSNFQVWESQYSDPRYLSKLTLGQFGSEVELGLHDWLHMRWASVARDPSNDIPVPMARDQADFAARWYAPENDFLGDPFSSHVNPVFWRFHGWIDDRIEDWYRAHERFHPGEVSRLRVNGVPWFAPGRWVEVDDPWLGPDTHGCSTVPGLQVGRSVEMDPETMKLALRITFGDEDNMADLFRKIPQRPWYARHLKVKGRQL; this is encoded by the coding sequence ATGACGATCTCTCGACGCTGGTTCATGGCGGGCATGGCACTCACGGGCGCTGCGCTGCCTGCCGCTTTTTATGCACATCGTGAGCTGACCCGCGAGGAGGAGCCGATCACGCCGGGCGAGGCCACTGTCGATCTGGCGGACACCGCCGGGCAGCAGCTGGCCGACAACCTGCGCGGGATCTGGGACATCCGCTTCATGGGGGCTGATGCAGGGCTCGACGACCTGCCGCGTGAAGGCCTGGAATTGTTTCTCGATATTGCCCAGCGCGGGCGCGGCTTGCGCGGCTGTCTCGACACCGGCCCTCGCTTGCGCACTGACGGCTCGCCACGCTATGACGTCATCGGCGATCTGGCGCCGGGCAATGGTGCGGAGCTTTATTGGCGCTTGATGCGTACCGACACACCACAAGCGCCGGCGGTCTATGAGCTCAGAGTCAAACTGGACGAAGTCTGGGCGGCCTTCGGTAATGCCGGCAGCGGCACTTTTACCGGCCAGGTGCTGCGGCTTGACCGGCCGCTGGGTCTGCCGGAGCTCGACAATCGTTTCATCGCTATCAAGCGACGCTTCCCCGAGGCGCGCGAGCGGACCGGGCTGAACCCGACATTGCTGGCGTGGCTGGTGGCGCCCGAACATCGCCTGTTTCACCAGCTCTGGCACGCCTCGCGGGACAAGTGGCACAAGTTGTCCGAGAAGAAACGCGACGCGTTGCGCGGCATTGGCTGGCAACCCGGGCCGCGTGACAAGGAGCGCGATGCGCGCGGTCCGCGCAAGGATCGCAACGGCTCGGGCGTCGATTTTTTCTTCATGCACCGGCACATGCTGGGCACCGCCCGTTCGATGCAGGACTTGCCGTCCTGGTTGAAATTCCCCGCGCCGCAACCGGAACTGGAACGTAATCGTCAGGGCTTCGCCCGCTACTTCGACAACCACGACGGCGACGCCTTGCCGCCGACCTGGCTGACAGAAGGCGATGACGAATACACGAAGTGGGTCAGCGACATCAAAACCGCCGAAACTTATCACAGCAACTTCCAGGTCTGGGAGTCGCAATACAGCGATCCACGCTATCTTTCGAAACTGACGCTGGGCCAGTTCGGCTCGGAAGTCGAGCTGGGCCTGCACGACTGGCTGCACATGCGCTGGGCGTCGGTGGCCCGTGATCCGTCCAACGATATTCCGGTGCCGATGGCGCGGGATCAGGCGGATTTCGCAGCGCGTTGGTATGCCCCGGAAAACGACTTCCTCGGCGACCCGTTTTCCTCTCATGTGAACCCGGTGTTCTGGCGTTTCCATGGCTGGATCGATGACCGCATCGAAGACTGGTATCGCGCTCACGAACGCTTCCATCCGGGTGAGGTGAGCCGTCTGCGAGTGAATGGGGTGCCATGGTTTGCACCGGGGCGCTGGGTGGAGGTCGATGATCCGTGGCTCGGCCCGGACACCCATGGTTGCAGCACCGTTCCCGGCCTGCAGGTGGGGCGGTCGGTGGAGATGGATCCGGAAACCATGAAGCTGGCGTTGCGCATCACCTTTGGCGATGAAGACAACATGGCCGACCTGTTTCGCAAAATACCGCAGCGGCCGTGGTATGCCAGGCATCTGAAGGTCAAGGGGCGACAGCTCTGA